ttTATAACATGAAGTAAGATCATTGTGAATACCCTATCAATGTATATTCTGAGCCCCTCAAGCCATGAGGCATTATAATGAACTCAGTATCTTTGATTTCAAAAGGCTTTACTCTTACAGCaaaaattcattaattttgaGAATAGGagtattttctttgcttttttatacTCCATTTTGCAGAACTGTCTGGTGTTCTAACATATACCTGACCTAGAATAGTGTGCATTTGActctttgactcttttttttttttttttttttttttttttgtggcagagtttcgctcttgttgcccagcctggagtgcgatggtgcgatcttggctcactgcaacctctgcctcccggattcaagtgattctcctgcctcagcctcctgagtagctgggattacaggtgtgtgccgccatgcccggctaattttgtatttttcgtagagacggggtttctctatgttggtcaggctggactcaaactcctgacctcaggtgatccgcccgcctaggccttccaaacgctgggattacaggcgtgagccgctgcgcccaggcTTAACTCTTAATTAAACTCAAATAGTCCCTGTTTGAGACATAGGAAGAAACTATAAAGTATTTGAAAGAAACTTCAGATCACGCAGTAGTAAAAATTACTCAGATATTTTAGTGTGTTCCAACACATGCAGTTATTTACTGTTTTAGATAATTcctttatttatatgtaaaagaCTCACCATTTTCTATCAGAAAGCACATGATTTACTGAGCTGTTCTTGTCTTTGTTAAGGCTAGAAGAGCGCTTTCTCTGTACTTACACACCCTCTTCCCATCCATACCCTCTCTTGCCTAACTTTCACATCTGCATTAACAAGGTAATTGCTTATACACACCTTGAAGTGaaccccccgctttttttttttaacatatggaTAATTGATTCTCAAAGCTTTGTGGCACttggtttttttccccacatCATTGAAATGTCCTTGCTTAAAAGCCTATCAAAGACTGACCAGTTAGGCTTGCAGATACAGGGACTCTATTCACAAACCTGCATATTTAGGCTTCTTTTCATTTACCTGTTGAAGTATCATACCCTTGAATTATTTGGGTCGCTTTCTTTCGCAGTGGTACAGGGATAGTATTTTGCAAACATTAACCTATTTTTCCCCTTGTATATAATGTTCTCTTGTCACCCTCAACCTGCTTTTCCCCAGGGAGGGTAGCAAGAAGTACTCACAGAACAAAGTTACCATCAAATGTAGCAAGACAACAGTCTTGGAAAGAGCTACTTTATGAAATTAGAAAGATTTGTGAATTTCATAGTTCTTCATTCCATATAACAAGAGGTGAACCTGGAGGACTTGGTCATTGAGTTTCATCTAAGCGAAGGCCCATCCAGAAGTAGAAAGCTTTcttctggttatttaaaagaaaatagaaggggTGCTGCAAGGTAAGACACAGAAGCAGGTGCACTAGATTTCCACTTCTCTTTAGATGGAATTATCTATACATACTGTATGGGAATCCAGAAAAATAATCACTCCTTTCCttgggtggtggggagagggctTGGCTATTGGCATATTTCCTTGCATTACAAGGGAAATTCTGCCAGTGGCCACTTAAAATAGGGTTCAGGGAAATAGCACAACAGTGGCACCAGGAGTTGAGAAAACAACGAGCTTGAGACAGCACTGCTGGTTCTGTATGTAGCTCACAAGGAATTCAAAAATGCTCTAGTAATGAGCTGCAAAGGTGCTGACAAATTCAGTGAGTTTCTTAGGGATTTTGTGCACTGGATAATATACCCTGGGACCACCTTCTGCCCTCCAAGAGTTGGGTATATACCATGGAAATCCCCTTTGTCCATGGATTCTCAGAATGTAGAGACACAGAAACCACCTCAAAGAGTCACTTGACCTCTCAGCAGGGTGGCTATCCCTTCCACCTTGCACTCATGCCAATGCCCAAGACTTCCAACATACCATTCCAAAGGTAATAGTGGACTCTGGTGCTTCAGATGGTTTTGTGGAACTGAGAGCTGGTCTGACACATCCAACTTGTTACCTGGTCTTAACCTACACAGGATACTAGTTAGAGCACCTTGTAAACACTAAGACCTCCTCACCAAGCTACACATTGGGCATATATCAAAAGGCTGGTACAGTGTGAACAAAATGCTAGTATGGCTCCCCATCTGGAAACTCATAACCCAACTCTCCtctgggaaaataatttttacccCCTACACTGACTGTACCCCAATTACCACTTCTGTGCTTTTGATATCACATAATTACAACCATTAACAAGTAATTCTATACATGGTAGCAGAAGGATGGAATTTTATGACTCAGAAATGCTTATATGATTGACTTGGGGCTCAGGGCCGAGGTTCCtgccatatatttttaatttctttgggaAATAGGAAGGCTGTTTAGAAGGTTCTTCCCTCTTTCCACCTCCTTGCTGTTTATGTATGACATATTCATCAAGACTTAAGATGAGTGGCTTCTCCTCTATGAATTATTTCCCAATATTCCATACCAAGGGTAAGTTAGATACCGCCACTTCTTCACTCTATGAATACTTCTATAAAAGCACTTAGTTACACTATGTTAAAATTGTCAGCAAACTTTCAAAATTGTCTTCCTTCTGTGTTTAGAAAGAATGGGTCTTTTGTCTCTCATTCCATAGATCTTAACCTAGTGCCTTGATATTATAAAGTTTCGATATATGTTGTTGCATGACTGAACATATGGtcgaataaatgaatgaatgtgcaaCACTTTCGTCTTCCAATCCAAATGTTAGAGATTCAAAATGCTGTGTaaatttgaaagaagcttttGTTTACATATAAAAGGATGTGATCATGCTGAAGACTCTGCTATGCACAGTATTTTGCTTGAAGACTGTATGAAGCAATGttggatatttaaaaaagaaagtgaccCTGGATGAGTCTCAGATACATGTTAGTAATACAGAACATATGGCATTAAGACTATGTATGTTATTGGAACAAACCAAGAGAGGTAATTTAATGGTCTGCGGAGTTGTACATTATCTTCCCCTAGTATGGTCCCCTTTATGGTGTCATTTCATTACTTTTACCTGTTCACTTTTTAATCAATTAGCATAGAGCTCCAGAGCTCTATGGAGTCAATAAAAAGCTATCAAACTAATTCTGGAGTCTGACTCTATCCAAGACGAACCCTCTTTAACTGTGCTATGAAGACACAAAGCAACTGGCTTTGAAAATGAGGATTTGAGGGTGAGAAGGAAAGGCCACTGTTACTACTTCAAAGATtacacaaagaaatacaaatataaagatTATACAAAGAAATATCTCCCTATAAAGTTagtagcagttttttttttctttttttttgggggggggaagTGATCCATTTTTATATAGCATGAGTTTGCTAAGTAACTTTACATGTTTAtagacattttaattatttctgataTTGATTGTTACTGGTTTTTGTTTCACCAGTAAAACTGCTTGGGGAAAGAAGATCTTTAgagcatttgtttcttttccttccttagTCATTTCTTTATGAGACATTAATCTTTGACAATAAATATGAGAAGAAAAGCAACAAACAAGCAGTGGGTTTGTATAGTGGGTGGGAAacggcaggccaaggcaggctagAAGTTCCTGTGACTCAGCAGCATGTTCTGTGGGACCGCCAGGAGTCTACAGTGTGGTAGTACACTCATCTTTTCTTCTCCCAAAGGTCTCAAACAGCTTAGATGGGAGGCTGAACATGATGACTGGATCTAATTTTTGCTGTTCAACCATGTTTTTTGATCCAGCTCTCTGATTCCATACATTCCAGACTTCTCAGTGGATTTGTAATAAACTTCCAAGATGAAGGGATATTTCTTGCTCATTGTTTGCCTGAAATCTTGGCTTGTGTGCATCTTGCTAAACAAAAAATATGCTCCAAAAAGGCCTACAAGTTCGGCTACCAAAATTCCTTTAAAGATCTTCTTTGCTAGTGGTTCCAAAGTACGGGCCATCCTGAGGTGCGTTCAAGGAGCAGTAGcagttttattataaattgtttCGGGGGACATAAGGGCATAATGCTTGAAATAACACCTAGtagaaattctttttattttgaactattcACCATAGTGTTGATATACATGGGTAAACAATTCCTATTTTGAGCTCTCCTCAGAAGTTTAATTTTAATCTAGTTGTTTAAAACTTTAAGCCAATCCTATTTAAAATGCCAATATAGCCATAGGATAAATCCCTCCTGATAATCTAtgtctattttctttctccactcaCTAGAATGTCTGCCTATGATATTTTGTTCAGTACCCAAAACAGTGCCTAGAAAGAGTAGTTTCACACCAGTCATGGAGtgaatagtattttt
The sequence above is drawn from the Macaca mulatta isolate MMU2019108-1 chromosome 12, T2T-MMU8v2.0, whole genome shotgun sequence genome and encodes:
- the LOC114671522 gene encoding protein CEBPZOS, translating into MARTLEPLAKKIFKGILVAELVGLFGAYFLFSKMHTSQDFRQTMSKKYPFILEVYYKSTEKSGMYGIRELDQKTWLNSKN